In a genomic window of Pseudomonas mohnii:
- a CDS encoding sarcosine oxidase subunit gamma, which yields MTAANVYQQRPTSGAKAESSLHHADLASLVGKGRKNAGVTVREKKLLGHLTIRGDGHDAAFAAGVHKALGIELPSALTVIVKGETSLQWMGPDEWLLIVPTGEEFAAEKKLREVLGDLHIQIVNVSGGQQILELSGPNVRQVLMKSTSYDVHPNNFPVGKAVGTVFAKSQLVIRHTAEDTWELLIRRSFSDYWWLWLQDASAEYGLSVQA from the coding sequence ATGACCGCAGCCAATGTTTACCAACAACGCCCAACCTCCGGGGCCAAGGCCGAGTCGTCGCTGCATCACGCCGACCTCGCCAGCCTGGTGGGCAAGGGTCGCAAGAACGCCGGCGTGACCGTGCGCGAGAAAAAACTCCTCGGTCACCTGACCATTCGTGGCGATGGCCATGACGCAGCGTTCGCTGCCGGCGTGCACAAGGCCCTGGGCATCGAATTGCCGTCCGCGCTGACCGTCATCGTCAAAGGTGAAACCAGCCTGCAATGGATGGGGCCGGATGAATGGCTGCTGATCGTGCCGACCGGTGAAGAATTCGCCGCCGAGAAAAAACTGCGTGAAGTGCTGGGTGACCTGCACATCCAGATCGTCAACGTCAGCGGCGGGCAGCAGATCCTCGAACTGAGCGGCCCGAACGTGCGCCAGGTGCTGATGAAATCCACCAGCTACGACGTGCACCCCAACAACTTCCCGGTGGGCAAGGCGGTTGGCACGGTGTTCGCCAAGTCGCAACTAGTGATCCGTCACACCGCTGAAGACACCTGGGAACTGCTGATTCGTCGCAGCTTCTCGGATTACTGGTGGTTGTGGTTGCAGGATGCGTCTGCCGAATACGGCCTCAGCGTCCAGGCCTGA
- the purU gene encoding formyltetrahydrofolate deformylase codes for MSRAPDTWILTADCPSVLGTVDAVTRFLFEQGCYVTEHHSFDDRLSGRFFIRVEFRQPDGFDEQSFRAGLQARGEAFGMAFELTPPHYRPKVVIMVSKADHCLNDLLYRQRIGQLSMDVVAVVSNHPDLKPLADWHQIPYYHFPLDPNDKPSQERQVWQVIEESGAELVILARYMQVLSPELCRKLDGKAINIHHSLLPGFKGAKPYHQAYNKGVKLVGATAHYINNDLDEGPIIAQGVEVVDHSHYPEDLIAKGRDIEGLTLARAVGYHIERRVFLNANRTVVL; via the coding sequence ATGAGCCGCGCCCCAGACACATGGATTCTGACCGCCGACTGCCCCAGCGTCCTCGGCACGGTGGACGCGGTGACGCGCTTTCTGTTCGAGCAGGGCTGCTATGTCACCGAACACCATTCCTTCGATGACCGGCTTTCGGGCCGTTTCTTCATTCGCGTGGAATTCCGTCAGCCCGACGGTTTCGACGAACAGTCGTTTCGCGCGGGTTTGCAGGCGCGCGGTGAAGCCTTCGGCATGGCCTTCGAGCTGACCCCGCCGCACTACCGGCCGAAAGTGGTGATCATGGTGTCCAAGGCCGATCACTGCCTCAACGACTTGCTCTACCGCCAGCGCATCGGCCAGTTGTCGATGGACGTGGTTGCCGTGGTCTCGAACCACCCGGACCTCAAACCGTTGGCGGACTGGCACCAGATTCCGTACTACCACTTCCCGCTGGACCCGAACGACAAGCCGTCCCAGGAGCGTCAGGTCTGGCAGGTGATCGAAGAATCCGGCGCCGAACTGGTGATCCTTGCCCGCTACATGCAAGTACTGTCACCGGAGCTGTGCCGCAAACTCGACGGCAAGGCGATCAACATTCATCACTCGCTGCTGCCGGGTTTCAAGGGCGCCAAGCCGTACCACCAGGCCTACAACAAGGGCGTGAAACTGGTTGGCGCCACGGCGCACTACATCAACAACGACCTCGACGAAGGGCCGATCATCGCCCAGGGCGTCGAGGTGGTGGATCACAGTCATTACCCCGAAGACTTGATCGCCAAGGGACGGGATATCGAAGGCCTGACCCTGGCGCGGGCCGTGGGTTATCACATTGAGCGACGGGTGTTCCTAAACGCCAATCGCACCGTCGTTCTTTAG
- the fdhA gene encoding formaldehyde dehydrogenase, glutathione-independent, which produces MSGNRGVVYLGAGKVEVQKIDYPKMQDPRGRKINHAVILRVVSTNICGSDQHMVRGRTTAQTGLVLGHEITGEVIEKGSDVENLQIGDLVSVPFNVACGRCRSCKEMHTGVCLSVNPARPGGAYGYVDMGDWTGGQAEYAMVPYADFNLLKLPDRDRAMEKIRDLTCLSDILPTGYHGAVTAGVGPGSTVYIAGAGPVGLAAAASARLLGAAVVIIGDVNTVRLAHAKAQGFEIADLSLDTPLHEQIAALLGEPEVDCAIDAVGFEARGHGHDGVKHEAPATVLNSLMGVVRVAGKIGIPGLYVTEDPGAVDAAAKMGSLSIRFGLGWAKSHSFHTGQTPVMKYNRQLMQAIMWDRINIAEVVGVQVISLDQAPQGYGEFDAGVPKKFVIDPHKMFSAA; this is translated from the coding sequence ATGTCTGGCAATCGTGGTGTGGTGTATCTCGGCGCTGGCAAGGTCGAAGTACAGAAAATCGACTATCCGAAAATGCAGGACCCGCGCGGCAGGAAGATTAATCACGCCGTCATCCTGCGTGTGGTTTCCACCAACATTTGTGGTTCCGACCAGCACATGGTGCGCGGTCGCACCACGGCACAAACCGGCCTGGTGCTGGGCCACGAGATCACCGGTGAAGTGATCGAGAAGGGCAGCGACGTCGAGAACCTGCAAATCGGCGACTTGGTGTCCGTGCCGTTCAACGTGGCTTGCGGGCGCTGCCGTTCCTGTAAGGAAATGCACACCGGCGTGTGCCTGAGCGTCAATCCGGCGCGTCCGGGCGGTGCTTATGGCTACGTCGACATGGGCGACTGGACCGGTGGCCAGGCCGAGTACGCGATGGTGCCGTACGCCGACTTCAACTTGCTGAAACTGCCGGACCGCGACCGGGCCATGGAGAAAATCCGTGACCTGACCTGCCTCTCCGACATCCTGCCAACCGGTTACCACGGCGCCGTGACGGCGGGCGTTGGCCCGGGCAGCACGGTGTACATCGCCGGTGCCGGTCCGGTCGGGCTGGCGGCTGCCGCTTCGGCTCGCCTGCTGGGTGCGGCGGTGGTGATCATCGGTGACGTCAACACCGTGCGCCTGGCCCACGCCAAGGCCCAGGGTTTCGAAATCGCCGACCTGTCCCTGGACACCCCACTGCACGAACAAATCGCCGCGCTGCTGGGCGAGCCGGAAGTGGATTGCGCCATTGACGCCGTCGGCTTCGAAGCCCGCGGCCACGGCCATGACGGCGTGAAACACGAAGCCCCGGCCACCGTACTCAACTCGCTGATGGGCGTGGTGCGTGTGGCTGGCAAGATCGGTATCCCCGGCCTTTACGTCACCGAAGATCCGGGTGCCGTCGACGCCGCCGCGAAAATGGGCAGCCTGAGCATTCGCTTCGGCCTGGGCTGGGCCAAATCCCACAGCTTCCACACCGGCCAGACCCCGGTGATGAAGTACAACCGCCAGTTGATGCAGGCGATCATGTGGGACCGCATCAACATCGCCGAAGTGGTGGGCGTGCAGGTGATCAGCCTGGATCAGGCGCCGCAGGGTTATGGCGAGTTCGATGCCGGCGTGCCGAAGAAGTTTGTGATTGATCCGCATAAGATGTTTAGTGCGGCGTAA
- a CDS encoding RHS repeat-associated core domain-containing protein, giving the protein MPSNRATVLCRYHYDALNRVTASAPSAQASVQRFYLKDRLSTEIQGAVQRSIMQHEDQLLAQRERQTTAVQTHLLATDQQRSVLNLLDASVRHPLAYTPYGHRQNGLLSLLGFNGERRDPVSGSYLLGNGYRAFNPVLMRFNSPDSWSPFGEGGLNAYGYCVGDPVNQVDPTGHSFFTALKATLKFMRPIFKNRMAKQIENNTSSTAKIASMTNKAPAGIPLFQANGAPAGPPPRYKALTSANPFRLQRDLRARPPTYNSLDADTHFTGEFVTNYPPEFSPATARVPPASRIQNRANNLTREFQSILDSIQDTPSPSQRLRMDELETFIRQLRSDPDAPIALPRYQK; this is encoded by the coding sequence ATGCCGTCCAATCGCGCTACCGTGCTGTGCCGCTACCACTACGATGCACTGAATCGAGTGACCGCCAGCGCGCCCTCGGCGCAGGCAAGCGTTCAGCGCTTCTATCTGAAAGATCGCCTGAGCACCGAGATCCAGGGCGCCGTGCAGCGTTCGATCATGCAGCACGAAGATCAACTGCTGGCGCAGCGAGAACGCCAAACCACCGCCGTGCAAACCCACCTCCTGGCCACGGATCAACAGCGCTCGGTGTTGAACCTGCTCGACGCCAGTGTGCGGCATCCACTCGCCTACACGCCTTACGGCCATCGGCAGAACGGCTTGCTCAGCCTGCTCGGGTTCAATGGCGAACGGCGGGATCCGGTGTCGGGGTCTTATTTGTTAGGCAATGGTTATCGGGCGTTTAACCCGGTGTTGATGCGGTTTAACAGTCCGGACAGTTGGAGTCCGTTTGGGGAGGGTGGGTTGAATGCGTATGGGTATTGTGTGGGGGATCCGGTGAATCAGGTAGACCCGACAGGACATAGTTTCTTTACGGCGCTCAAGGCAACATTAAAATTTATGCGACCAATATTTAAAAATCGCATGGCCAAGCAAATAGAAAACAACACATCCTCAACAGCCAAAATTGCTTCGATGACTAACAAAGCACCCGCCGGCATTCCCCTTTTCCAAGCAAACGGTGCTCCTGCTGGACCACCTCCTCGTTATAAAGCCTTAACCTCTGCAAACCCTTTTAGATTACAACGAGACTTACGCGCGCGCCCCCCAACCTATAACTCCCTGGATGCAGATACTCACTTCACGGGAGAGTTTGTTACTAACTATCCACCAGAGTTTTCCCCGGCTACTGCCCGAGTACCACCAGCATCTAGAATTCAGAACAGAGCCAATAACCTTACACGTGAATTTCAATCCATTTTGGACTCGATTCAAGACACTCCATCACCGTCTCAACGGCTTAGAATGGACGAGTTAGAAACCTTTATAAGGCAACTACGCAGCGACCCTGACGCCCCGATAGCCTTGCCCAGATACCAAAAATAG
- a CDS encoding anti-sigma factor, giving the protein MNYQTPSLRRALAADYAIGLMPLAARRRFEQLLLEDAALRVELALWQESLASLTDTLPEQPVPDRVWKGITARIEPQVLHMPQKRPFWNWLRATAAIATLVIAVTIGVIYTRDDVRYSATLASADAQPALRVQAHADYLQVEPLALAAITPQQSLELWAIPADGKPVSLGVIPAGGKGKVVLSDAQKALIGKPIALAVTLEPKGGSPTGQPTGPALYQGALAAL; this is encoded by the coding sequence ATGAACTATCAAACGCCGTCCCTGCGCCGCGCCCTCGCCGCCGACTACGCCATTGGCTTGATGCCCTTGGCCGCGCGTCGACGTTTCGAACAACTGCTGCTGGAAGACGCGGCGCTTCGTGTGGAGTTGGCGCTATGGCAGGAAAGCCTCGCCAGCCTCACCGATACCCTGCCAGAACAACCGGTGCCAGACCGCGTGTGGAAAGGCATTACCGCGCGCATCGAACCGCAGGTCCTGCACATGCCGCAGAAGCGCCCGTTCTGGAACTGGCTACGGGCAACGGCGGCGATTGCCACCCTCGTGATCGCCGTGACCATTGGCGTGATCTACACCCGCGACGACGTACGCTACAGCGCAACCCTGGCCAGCGCCGACGCACAGCCGGCATTGCGCGTCCAGGCGCACGCCGATTACCTGCAAGTCGAACCGCTGGCATTGGCGGCGATCACACCGCAGCAAAGCCTGGAACTGTGGGCGATACCGGCCGACGGCAAACCGGTTTCCCTCGGGGTAATCCCGGCGGGCGGCAAAGGCAAGGTAGTACTGAGCGACGCGCAGAAAGCACTGATCGGCAAGCCGATTGCGCTGGCGGTCACCCTGGAACCGAAGGGCGGTTCGCCGACCGGGCAACCGACCGGGCCGGCGTTGTATCAAGGGGCATTGGCGGCGTTGTAA
- a CDS encoding RNA polymerase sigma factor, with product MNGTTARRELTSACNRHPTLRTSSIWSTAISIADADQLRHLLAQCSLGDRRAFETLYRSVGPRLHGVALRFMGRPDLAEEVLQESFVRIWNNASRYEPHLSAPLTWMINITRNQAIDQLRKHRDRPLSDLEEQSLVDETPSAHEQLNSAREASALNRCLDSLEGMQRQSITIAYFQGMSGAELAEHLAAPLGSVKSWIRRGMERLRRCLES from the coding sequence GTGAATGGAACAACCGCGCGCCGTGAACTAACCTCTGCCTGCAATCGACACCCTACGCTGCGCACCTCGTCTATTTGGAGCACCGCTATTTCCATCGCCGACGCCGATCAGCTCAGGCACTTGCTGGCCCAGTGCTCACTGGGTGACCGCCGTGCGTTCGAGACGCTTTACCGCAGCGTCGGCCCGCGCTTGCATGGCGTGGCCTTGCGGTTCATGGGGCGCCCCGACCTGGCCGAAGAAGTGCTGCAGGAAAGCTTCGTGCGGATCTGGAACAACGCCTCGCGCTACGAACCGCATCTGTCGGCACCGCTGACCTGGATGATCAACATCACCCGCAACCAGGCGATCGACCAGTTGCGCAAACACCGCGACCGGCCGTTGAGCGATCTCGAAGAACAATCACTGGTGGACGAAACCCCATCCGCCCACGAACAGCTGAACAGTGCCCGCGAGGCCAGCGCCCTGAACCGTTGCCTGGACAGCCTCGAGGGCATGCAGCGTCAATCGATCACCATTGCTTACTTTCAGGGAATGTCCGGCGCCGAGCTGGCCGAACACCTGGCCGCGCCGCTGGGATCGGTGAAATCCTGGATCCGCCGTGGCATGGAACGCCTGCGCAGGTGCCTTGAATCATGA
- a CDS encoding fasciclin domain-containing protein has product MIRTSLKTPLIASLLTLALGGVALNTTVQAATMSHDSVMVGGQSMLPSKDIVDNAVNSSDHTTLVAAVKAAGLVDTLKGKGPFTVFAPVNSAFTALPAGTVDTLLKPENKATLTKILTYHVVAGKLDMMTLAEKIKAGGGKTELTTVAGGKLWAMMNGPHNITIKDEKGDIADITTYDVYQSNGVIQVIDKVLMPKS; this is encoded by the coding sequence ATGATACGCACCTCGCTCAAAACACCCTTGATTGCCAGCCTGCTGACCCTGGCCCTTGGCGGCGTCGCCCTGAACACCACCGTGCAAGCCGCTACCATGAGTCACGACAGCGTGATGGTCGGCGGCCAAAGCATGCTGCCGAGCAAAGACATCGTCGATAACGCGGTCAACTCCTCCGACCACACCACCCTGGTCGCCGCCGTGAAGGCCGCAGGCCTGGTCGACACCCTCAAGGGCAAAGGCCCGTTCACCGTTTTCGCCCCGGTCAATTCGGCGTTTACCGCCCTGCCCGCCGGCACCGTCGACACCCTGCTGAAACCGGAAAACAAAGCCACCCTGACCAAGATCCTCACTTACCACGTGGTCGCCGGCAAACTCGACATGATGACCCTGGCCGAGAAGATCAAGGCCGGCGGCGGCAAGACCGAACTCACCACAGTCGCCGGCGGCAAGCTATGGGCAATGATGAACGGCCCGCACAACATCACGATCAAGGATGAAAAAGGCGACATCGCCGACATCACCACCTATGACGTGTACCAGTCCAATGGCGTGATTCAGGTCATCGACAAAGTCCTGATGCCGAAAAGTTGA
- a CDS encoding DUF2780 domain-containing protein, translating to MKISRGIALASLMTLAASPVFAQFSLGDAANAISGMQGGNAATNAAPTPQTADLLGALSQLNVTPQQAVGGAGAMLGLAKNQLSSADYSELAKNVPGIDILSGGGELGALAGLLGSSGKAAGLDNALGNVKDTNDLNNAFSALGMDSGMVGMFAPVILQYLGQQGVAGSLLQSLGGIWGTGIGTGS from the coding sequence ATGAAGATTTCACGCGGTATTGCACTGGCTTCGCTGATGACCCTGGCGGCCAGCCCGGTCTTCGCCCAGTTCAGCCTGGGCGATGCGGCCAACGCCATTTCGGGGATGCAGGGCGGTAACGCGGCCACCAATGCCGCCCCAACCCCGCAGACGGCAGATCTGCTGGGCGCACTCAGCCAATTGAACGTAACTCCGCAACAGGCCGTCGGTGGTGCCGGGGCAATGCTGGGGCTGGCGAAGAATCAATTGAGTTCGGCCGACTATTCGGAGCTGGCCAAAAACGTACCGGGCATCGACATACTTTCGGGTGGCGGCGAATTGGGCGCGCTCGCCGGTTTGCTCGGTTCAAGCGGCAAGGCGGCAGGGCTGGATAACGCCTTGGGCAACGTCAAGGACACCAACGACTTGAACAACGCCTTCAGCGCCCTGGGCATGGACAGCGGCATGGTTGGCATGTTTGCCCCGGTGATCCTGCAATACCTCGGTCAACAGGGCGTTGCCGGTTCGCTGTTGCAAAGTCTGGGCGGCATCTGGGGCACCGGTATCGGCACCGGCAGTTGA
- a CDS encoding acyltransferase codes for MRRLLTGCFVTLLLLLNTLTLIGPLMVFALLKLVLPGRFRDYASWSVMWIAETWSEIDKLIFRLCIPTQWDIRGGDDLRRDTSYLVISNHQSWVDIPALIQTLNRRTPFFKFFLKKELIWVPFLGLAWWALDYPFMKRYTKAFLARHPELAGKDLEITRQACELFKRQPVTVVNYLEGTRYTAAKSAQQQSPFTHLLKPKAGGVAFVLAAMGEQLDAILDVTVVYPQQGIPGFWDLISGNVPRVIIDIKTRELDPALWQGDYENDPLFREKIQNWVNQLWIEKDRRIDALRGESG; via the coding sequence ATGCGCCGCCTGCTCACCGGCTGTTTCGTCACCCTGCTGCTGTTGCTCAACACCTTGACCCTGATCGGGCCCTTGATGGTGTTTGCCCTGCTCAAACTGGTCCTGCCCGGTCGCTTTCGCGATTACGCCTCCTGGTCGGTGATGTGGATCGCCGAAACCTGGTCGGAAATCGACAAGCTGATCTTCCGTCTGTGCATCCCTACCCAATGGGATATACGCGGCGGTGATGACCTGCGTCGCGACACCTCCTACCTGGTCATCAGCAATCACCAATCCTGGGTCGATATTCCGGCGCTGATCCAGACGCTGAACCGACGCACGCCATTTTTCAAATTCTTCCTCAAGAAAGAGCTGATCTGGGTGCCGTTCCTGGGCTTGGCCTGGTGGGCGCTGGATTACCCGTTCATGAAACGCTACACCAAGGCGTTTCTGGCCAGGCACCCGGAACTGGCCGGCAAGGATCTGGAGATCACCCGGCAGGCCTGCGAATTGTTCAAGCGCCAGCCGGTGACGGTGGTCAATTATCTGGAAGGCACTCGCTACACCGCAGCCAAAAGCGCCCAGCAACAATCTCCGTTCACTCACCTGCTCAAACCCAAGGCCGGTGGCGTGGCGTTTGTGCTGGCGGCAATGGGCGAACAGCTGGATGCGATTCTCGACGTGACGGTGGTGTATCCGCAGCAGGGGATTCCGGGGTTCTGGGATCTGATCAGCGGCAACGTGCCAAGGGTCATCATCGACATCAAGACCCGGGAACTCGACCCTGCGCTGTGGCAGGGTGATTACGAAAACGATCCGCTGTTTCGCGAGAAAATCCAGAACTGGGTCAACCAGCTCTGGATCGAGAAGGACCGGCGCATCGACGCGTTGCGCGGCGAAAGCGGCTGA